Genomic DNA from candidate division WOR-3 bacterium:
TGAAGATATGCTGACGGCGACCGGTCTGCCTGCCGAGAGCCTGTGCACATATTGCTGGACCGGCAAGACAATAAGCTGAACTGAGAACTCATATAATCTACAGATTGTTTCGACCGCACGGAATTCTTGAGAGGCAATACCAACCCGCCGGTCTACCACCCGTGTAATACAGACAAATTTCCCGTGCGGGGAATACGATCTTCATCTTATTCCCTGTGCTTCGGATGACTCTCTTTCTCATCTGAGAATCGAAATTTCCATATACCAGACTCAGATGGGGCATGTATTCTTCATTCTCCTCTTGTCCAAAGACCGCACGCGCCACTGAATTGGCTCGCATTAGTTCCGGTGTCTTGTCGGCTTTGATGAAAACGCATCTGAAGTAGCGGTCATCATGTTCGACTTCATTGAGCTTGACATCGAAAGGCTCTATCTGCAAAGCTATTTCTCTTGTCATGGCTATGGCCGTGGCTTTGGGGAGGCTAAGTTCTCCAATCAATGTAATGTGTGGTTCGAATTTTTGGGTTGAGTGTTCGTGGCTTAATCTTACGATCAGGGAAAGCAGCTGATCGGCGATTTCTCCCGCTGGCATGAGCCAAAGTGAGAATACTTCTTCTGTCCTGCCTGTTTTCACTCGTCCTCGACCTGCTGCTCCCGGATGAGCTCCTTGCGTTTTTCATTCGCCTTGCGTCCCTTGCGCGTGTATTTTGATTTATCTCTGTGGACCCGGGTTGGTCCATGTGGTGAGCGCTGTTTGATAGTTCTCTTTACGCGGATTTTTATCTTCTTCTCAGGCATAACGGTATGAATATAATACATGGATAGTATAGAAGCAATAGTTTATGATGGATAATGATATGAATACTTTTTAGGTTATTGACAGTATCTAAAAATCGGCTATTATTATAACACGTTGGCACTTCAGTATTTCTGAGTGAGCGTCATAGAGTTTTTTTTCTACGATTTGATTATTGATGAGACAATCCCGAGATAAAAAATCAAGGAGGTATTAACATGGGTAAATCAATAAAAGGTACAAAGACCGAGAAGAATTTGCTGGCTGCTTTTGCCGGTGAATCGCAAGCCAGGAACCGGTACACTTACTTCGCTTCAAAGGCCCGTAAAGAGGGGTTCGAGCAGATCAGCGCGATATTCCTGGAAACAGCCGAAAATGAAAAAGAGCATGCCAAGGTTTTTTTCAAGTATCTCGAAGGTGGTGACGTTGAGATCACTGCCGGTTATCCGGCCGGTGTCATTGCTGACACCAGGACGAATCTCGAGGAAGCCGCTGCCGGTGAGAAAATGGAATGGTCGTCGATCTATGCTGATTCTGCAAAAGTCGCGAAGGAAGAAGGATTCAGTGATGTGGCAGTTTCTTTCGAACAGATCGCCAAAGTCGAAAAGTTCCATGAATCGCGTTACAGAAAACTCATCAACAACATTGCGGATAGCGAAGTGTTCAAGAAGAAAACGCCGGTAAAATGGCACTGCAGGAACTGCGGGTATATCCACGAGGGCCCTGAAGCGCCTAAGGAGTGTCCAGCCTGCAAACATCCGCAATCATACTACGAGGTACTTGCAGAAAATTTCTAAATTAGCTCCAGGCGGTGATTTTTCCGCGCTTTTGTACAATACGGGAGGTTAAGATGAAACTCAATATGGGTTCGTTAGACCGTATCATCAGGTTGCTGATCACCCTGGTAATCGTGATCCTGCTCGTTGCTGGAGCACTGAAAGGGGCTCTGGCTGTCATATTGGGTATTGTCGCGATCATCTTTTTTGTTACCAGCATGTTTGGCTTTTGTCCCCTGTATGTGATCTTCGGTGTTTCGACCAAGAAGAAATAGCACCGCTCTTGCGATCCATTGAATCCGTATCTCTGCTATGGATGATGCGCAGAAGCACGTACATTGCGGATTATCGAGCAAGGATTTTCTTGAGCCGGAGAAAATACTTTGTGCTGCCCAGCTCAAAAAAGGGGACAGCGTTCTTGATGTCGGATGCGGTGAGGGTCAATTTGCACTTGCCGCATCCAGAATAATCGGCGATTCCGGAACGGTTTATGCAATCGACCTCCATGAACCTTCGATCAATATCCTGAGGGGTAGAATATCATCCGAAGGAATATGCAATATTTCGGCTTTTGTGGCGGATGCAAGAAAACACATTCCGCTGGGCGATAGCGTCATTGATGTATGTCTTATGGTCAATGTCCTCCATGGTTTTGCCGCGAACGGGGAGATTCCCGGAGTGATGCACGAAATATCGCGTATCGTTAGGAAGCACGGATGGGTCGTTGTGGTCGATTTTAAGAAAACAGCTAGCAGCGCGGGACCACCGGTGGCGATCAGACTGGCTCCGCATGAAGTAGAGGATATGTTCAAACGATATGATTTTGTTGCGGAAAAGACGCGCGATGTTGGTCCTTACAGCTATCTCCTGATACTCGTTCATCAGTGAACACTTTTTCATCAGGTTCCGGCAATTTTGTTGAAAAATAGGGATAAATGTTGATTTATTTGCCTAGACTGAAACATTTTCCGTCCGCAGGCGTATAACAGCATATAGAATTCCAAAGGCAATCTGAGTTTGGATTTATGAAAGGAGGTCATATGATGAGCGTAATTGCCACGCTTTTGATAACGGCACAAGTTGTGAATCCATCAGTATCTATCATGGTGCCGAATGCCTTATTCGGGTTTTTCGAGAAAACCGAAGAATTCCGCGAAACCTACGAGGTTCCCTCGGGAACGAAGTTGCAGGTTCATAATGCCAACGGAGACATTAAGATAAGCCAGTGGGGCGAGGATTATGTTGAGGTCTACGCAAAGAAGAAGACCAGCCACGGCGAGGAAGAGCTAGCAAAGGTCGACATCGAGGTCGTTGTCGATGATATGATGAAAGTCCGCACAAAATACCTGGAGAAGGACGCCCGCGTGTCGGTGAAATATGACATCAAGGTTCCTAAAGATGTAGTTGTTCAGGAAATCAAGACCTCAAACGGCGAAATAGAAATCAAGGGCACAAACGGTGATACCAGGTTGATGACTTCCAACGGGGAAATTTACGTGACCGATGTCAATGGAACCGTAAGCGTGCAGACTTCCAACGGTGAAATAGAGATCAAGAGAACAACTGCGGTACTCGAAGCAAATACTTCAAATGGCGAGGTTAGTGTCGAGATCTACAATATGCCCGAAGACGGTACAAACATTTCCTCTAGCAATGGTTCGATTCAAGTTTATATCAGTGATGAGTTGAACGCGGGCCTGAGGGCTGCAACATCGATAGGTAAAGTACACATAAAGGATGTTGAGTTACAATCAAGGTTCACGGCTACTTCTCAGACTTCGTCTGTCCTTGTGGGCGAGATCGGCGAGGGAGGCAGATCGATAAACGTAAGCACTTCGAATGGTGAAATAAGGTTCCACAGACTTGCCGAGTGATGAGATTCTGTCTTGGTACTCGGGGCGTTAAGAATCAGTGTTTTCTTAGAATAAAGCCGGTGTCGTTGATGTAAAGATAAAAGGTATCCGAACTGGGGTATTGAAACGCCGCAATACCGTAAGCGGCATCAACACCCGGAATTCTTTCGGCATTTTTGAGGAGAAATTCCCAGAGGCCCTCTTCCGGATGCATTTGATAAATTGAGATAGTCCTCGGCTCGGCATTATCCCACCGGCCGGAAAGACGCGTGATCCGATAGTAAGCGCCGGCGCCCAGCCAGCGCAAGACAGTGCCCCATCTCAAGAAATAACCTTCTACCATCCACTGCTCGCCAGCTGTCGTGAAGAAATGCATGCGGTTTTCTTTTTCATCATAAAAGGTTATCCTTGTGCTGTCGCTGATAGATTCGGTGTATACCCAGCCGATTTTTTCCTCGTGTGTGTACCGGGCAAATGTTTGCAGGAAAAGGGAGAGATATATCAGGGATGATGCAAAGGCAAATGTGATCACAAAGATCAAGATTCCGTAAATAGATCTTTTGATCTTTGCTCTGCCCTTTATTAAATTTACTAACATATATATCAACAAAACCAAAGACAAGGAGAGCAGTATCAACCCGACGATGCCGGTCACCAGCACGAATTTATCCATATGCAGCAATTATACGATGCATATCTGTCAAGTCAATAGTCCGGGGTTGTGGCTGAAAATTCCGTGGATGATACGCAAATTAAAAATTGACGATTACGAGAATTAAGCCTATATTACACACCTTGACGCTGACTGCCGGTTTCATATAATTACTTAATCGTGCTATCCAGGCAGCATCGGTGCACTATTCTGTAAAGGAGGCCAGATGGAAGAGATTCCTGAGTTTGTGAGGAACCGTATAGTTTTGCATTTTAAGGACAACAGGTTGCTTAGGGGCTACACGCACGATTTTACCCCACTTAGAGAGAAGTTCCATCTGATTTCGGAGGAGGAGTCAGATAGGGGTAATGTTTACGAAGTCAATTGTTCGGAGCTCAAAGCCGTATTCTTCGTGAAATCACTCAAAGGTAATAAGGATTACATCGAGAAGAAAAGTTTCAGTGATGTTGATGCGGTCGGGCTCAGAGGGTTGAAGGTCAGGGTGGAGTTCCCTGATGGTGAAGTGATCCGTGGGACGAGCTTTGGGTACAGCAGAGCACGTAAAGGGTTTTTCGTCATACCGGTTGACCCGAGCAGTAATAACGAACGTATCTACGTGGTTACACACAGACTTCGTGACGTGCGCGTCGGCGCCGCTGCCGAGAGCTAATATAACCTGACAACAAAAATCCAAAGACCGTGTGCTTTTTAGATCTGCCCGGTCGATCTCATATAGCAATCTACTGTTTACACTTGACATAGCACAGTCTCCAGCTTAATATCAATACATGAAAATTTCTTCAATAGCTGCTATAACACTATTTCTCTGTCTTATCTCCATGAGTGTTTCCTCAGATCTTGAGCCGCTGGCAACAGAGATCATGGAAGAAATATGGAGTTTTCATCCAATTGGCTCAACAAATTTAGGCATCCACAAATATGACAGCCGTATGCCGGATTATTCCAGAAAGGAGTTGAATTTTAGGCTGAATAGGTTCAAAACACTTCGAGAGAAACTCGATGAACTGGATACTCTGGTTCTTTCGATCGATGAACGGGTGGACTACCACCTGCTTAGAGCTTCTCTCTGCGATGAAATATTCGACCTCGAAAAAAGCAAAATCTATGACAACGACCCTCTGTTGTATTCGCAGGCATGCATTAATGGTGTTTACACGATCATGATCAGGCACGCCGAATCTGTGAGGGGCAAGATGGTTGCCGTCACTGCCCGTCTCGATCAGATACCGAAATTCCTTGAAGTCGCCAGGCAAAATCTGAAAAAACCATCTTACGTCTTGTGCGACGCGGCAATCAATCAGTTGACTGAGGGTGAGAAGTTCATTGAGGAGATATTTGAATACTACAAGGATTCACTCGTACAGGAAGAGAGACTCAAATTACAGCAGGCAAAGCTGCAGGCGGTCGCGTCGATGATGTCCTTTGCCTACTGGCTTGAGCAGAATCAAAACCCGCATGGGATGTTCATCCTTGGTGAGGACAACTATAACTATAAATTGCGTAATGTACATCTGGTCGACATGACCGCGGACAGCATACTGAAGATCGGTGAGTACTATCTCGAATTGACCGCCTCAATGATTGACAGCCTGGATCGTATCCTCAAACCAGCACGCCAGGAGAAGGTCGTCTTGCCTTCCGATTTCGGTCCACACTCTGTTGTCGAATATCGCATAATGGAATTGAGCCGGCTGCGCGATTTCGTGACCGGGTCGGAAATGGTGACGATACCGGAATTTGTTGGTGAGATAGAGATCGTCGAGACCCCAGGTTTTCTTGCGGGGCTGGTTCCGGGCGCTGCAATGATGCCGCCCGGTCCCTTTGACAAATCCCGAAAGAGTTATTTCTACAACCCACGCCTTCCAAGAAGATTTGAACTGGCGGATGCAGAATACTTCTACAACTACATATACAATCGCTGGTTCCGCGGCGCGGCTGTTCATGAGGCATATCCGGGTCATCATCTTCAGCTGTCAATCGCGAATAATCATCCTTCGATCGTGCGCAGGGGATTTCGTACGTATTTCTTTGTTGAAGGCTGGGCGCTTTACTGCGAAGAGATTATGGCGACAAGCGGTCTTTATGAAGATACGATCGGTGCACTCATCAACGCCCTGGAGGGAGTGAGGTACCGTGCGGCACGTATCATCGTCGATGTTAGTCTACAGACCGGTGTTTTCAGTTATGAAGATGCCTTGCGCTTCCTAGCTGAAACTTTCGGCGGCAGCGAGGCCTATTACGCCCGGGAGGTGAAGCGATATATCAGTAACCCGATACAGCCATCGAGTTATCTCGTTGGTAAATTGCTGATTATTGATCTCATCGAAGAGTGCAAGGAATTGCGGGGTGATGATTTTGACTTGAAGAACTTCCACGACGAGCTGCTGAGCCATGGATCGATCCCGCTTGAGTTGCACAGAATACTTATGCTGGGAGGCATTTAGCTTAGATCCGCGCGCCGCATTCGGTTCGCCTGCTTCTTCTCTTTCTGATTGCTTACTGATTGTTGTTCTCTTTAATTCTTCTTATTGTGTAACGGGCCCAGGTATAAGCAATGATGCCGCCGATCGTATTACCGGTAACGATCCCCCACCAGATGCCCGGTAGTCTAAAATTCATTTGTACCGACAGCAGGTATGCCAGCGGTGCGACCAGGATAATGGTTCGCACCATGGTGACGACAAGAGAATATAGACCCTTCCC
This window encodes:
- a CDS encoding methyltransferase domain-containing protein; amino-acid sequence: MDDAQKHVHCGLSSKDFLEPEKILCAAQLKKGDSVLDVGCGEGQFALAASRIIGDSGTVYAIDLHEPSINILRGRISSEGICNISAFVADARKHIPLGDSVIDVCLMVNVLHGFAANGEIPGVMHEISRIVRKHGWVVVVDFKKTASSAGPPVAIRLAPHEVEDMFKRYDFVAEKTRDVGPYSYLLILVHQ
- a CDS encoding DUF885 domain-containing protein, with translation MKISSIAAITLFLCLISMSVSSDLEPLATEIMEEIWSFHPIGSTNLGIHKYDSRMPDYSRKELNFRLNRFKTLREKLDELDTLVLSIDERVDYHLLRASLCDEIFDLEKSKIYDNDPLLYSQACINGVYTIMIRHAESVRGKMVAVTARLDQIPKFLEVARQNLKKPSYVLCDAAINQLTEGEKFIEEIFEYYKDSLVQEERLKLQQAKLQAVASMMSFAYWLEQNQNPHGMFILGEDNYNYKLRNVHLVDMTADSILKIGEYYLELTASMIDSLDRILKPARQEKVVLPSDFGPHSVVEYRIMELSRLRDFVTGSEMVTIPEFVGEIEIVETPGFLAGLVPGAAMMPPGPFDKSRKSYFYNPRLPRRFELADAEYFYNYIYNRWFRGAAVHEAYPGHHLQLSIANNHPSIVRRGFRTYFFVEGWALYCEEIMATSGLYEDTIGALINALEGVRYRAARIIVDVSLQTGVFSYEDALRFLAETFGGSEAYYAREVKRYISNPIQPSSYLVGKLLIIDLIEECKELRGDDFDLKNFHDELLSHGSIPLELHRILMLGGI
- a CDS encoding 2'-5' RNA ligase family protein; this encodes MKTGRTEEVFSLWLMPAGEIADQLLSLIVRLSHEHSTQKFEPHITLIGELSLPKATAIAMTREIALQIEPFDVKLNEVEHDDRYFRCVFIKADKTPELMRANSVARAVFGQEENEEYMPHLSLVYGNFDSQMRKRVIRSTGNKMKIVFPAREICLYYTGGRPAGWYCLSRIPCGRNNL
- a CDS encoding DUF4097 family beta strand repeat-containing protein — translated: MMSVIATLLITAQVVNPSVSIMVPNALFGFFEKTEEFRETYEVPSGTKLQVHNANGDIKISQWGEDYVEVYAKKKTSHGEEELAKVDIEVVVDDMMKVRTKYLEKDARVSVKYDIKVPKDVVVQEIKTSNGEIEIKGTNGDTRLMTSNGEIYVTDVNGTVSVQTSNGEIEIKRTTAVLEANTSNGEVSVEIYNMPEDGTNISSSNGSIQVYISDELNAGLRAATSIGKVHIKDVELQSRFTATSQTSSVLVGEIGEGGRSINVSTSNGEIRFHRLAE
- a CDS encoding rubrerythrin family protein, producing the protein MGKSIKGTKTEKNLLAAFAGESQARNRYTYFASKARKEGFEQISAIFLETAENEKEHAKVFFKYLEGGDVEITAGYPAGVIADTRTNLEEAAAGEKMEWSSIYADSAKVAKEEGFSDVAVSFEQIAKVEKFHESRYRKLINNIADSEVFKKKTPVKWHCRNCGYIHEGPEAPKECPACKHPQSYYEVLAENF
- a CDS encoding DUF2892 domain-containing protein, whose product is MKLNMGSLDRIIRLLITLVIVILLVAGALKGALAVILGIVAIIFFVTSMFGFCPLYVIFGVSTKKK